The Liolophura sinensis isolate JHLJ2023 chromosome 12, CUHK_Ljap_v2, whole genome shotgun sequence genome segment TCTCCCCAGAAAGATTGACTCATGCCACTCGCAGGTAGAGAGATAAGTGTTCAGGACCATTTCAAGAGTAATCCGCTAAAAGCCCTATagatacatacagtgtatatatttgcTCTGAGCACTCTGGCCACTCTGGCCTGGCACAGGTAATATCGTTAAGGACCTACTCCCCGTCCTACAGGTGTTCTTTCAATAAGCCAATATACTTTTATAGACAAGCTGCGGTATTTTAAGTGGCTGTCTTTTCACACTGTCCTGAATACCATAAACTCACTAAAAAATTTAACCTCAACACACCTTGAATGACGTATAATGTGCCTTTAAAGGATTATGATATGAAAAAGAGTATTAGTTTATTTAATGCCGTCTCATCTGACAGGTGTTTTGAAATGAGCGTGTGAAAAGCAAAGTACACCTGATCTTTATaataatgttactgtatgttttGAAATGCATCAAACCATTAATTATGCCATTAATTAAGACATCACTTTATCAAGATAAATCTCTGAATTGTGAAAAGGatttaaggtaaaaaaaaaaaactcttatgTAAACAAAGGTGCATTCacattttgataataaaacTGCAActattgtcttttgttttaattaGCGCTGACAGATTTGAAAAGCAAGTTGACAATAAAAGGGtataatgaaattaaaataaatgcttGAACAGCTGCACGTGTCATTATACACAAAAGCTCCTTTGAGAAATTAATAAAGTTGTTTACTTTACATATCAATTAAGGGTATGATTTTAATGAAGTTAACAAAAATTAAGTGGTTGTACTCTGACAAATTATACACATAGATGTATCTAGAGATGTGTGCCACTTACAATGTGAGCGAAGTGTTTTCTTAAAACACCTCTGAATATCCTCACATGTAAGCAAACATTAGCAACCATAAAAATCATTAACTATGCAGACATTactatatatgtttattacaGACTACAATCTTATAGATTACTGTTTATAATCCCCACTGATTAATGGAAATGAGCTCCAATGATAACAAAATGACtccatatacaagtatatgcGTATAATATCTCTTTATATCTATCTACCTGTACAAACATGTCTCCATCAGTTTACCTGTGAAAATCATGATTTACAAAggtaaattgcagttaaaaatgtgcatttttataggcaaataaatgtgataaaatattatttttggtgttttttttgcattttggcaTTTTTCCAACAGAATATCATCTTACCTCCCAAACAAATTTTGGAAATTCTGATAAAATGAACAACGTtgccatggacaaaattttaagtcatttacatttttttttttttttgaagttttgaaatattttttatcagtGCAGTGTTTATTTCATGTGTGAGCCAAGCAGTTGTAGCCCGATGAATATCTTAAATTAGCatatctaatatacatgtatctttgatgTCCATTAATCAAGTGAAATACCTTAATGAATTacaaaaaaggtaaataaaaagcATTATTAAGACATCAGGAAGAAAGAACAAGAAACCAATCCTAAATGAAAATGTTCGTCTACTTAATTCTTGTTTTACTTTCTTGCAAATTTTTGTAACTTCTATATATAGCCTTCATCGACcttcaaaacatatacattacaCAGCAACAGCAACAAGTAACTTGTTATTTTCAGGTTTCAATTACCTTTCATTAACAATTAGTTTCTCTTACCtgcaagaagttgtaccacgcCTGCCACACGTACCGCTGTCTCAGAGAAAATGTCCTTGATGCACATTGCGAGCAGAGCAGTGAAGGAAACTAGTATAGCAATGCCACACCCGACGCCAACCAGGACTGCCGCAATCTGCCAGGACATACTGGGAATGTCATAAAACGTTGTATACCTCCCGCATTCCTCCACAACTTTAATAAGTCCAGTTTTCATTAATTTTGGATAATTGCAGCGTCGGAAAACGCCAAAGTAGACCGGCGTGACGTGCTCGTCTCGCATCCAACCTTGAAGCCAGAACGGCAGGTAGAAGCCGACGCTCGCGGCCGTGGCGCTAAGGAATGACGCCAGCGCCCAGATAACGCCGACTTTAGACAAACCAGACGACATTGTTTATAGCAGCGTGTACAATGCCGGTAGCGTTTTCTgctcaaacaaacaaacaaacaaacagacccCTGCAGGTGCTTTAGATTAAGCAGACTTTACACAAGCCACTGAGCCGTATTTGCCTTCCAGGCCAAACGAAGTGCATGTGTATACTGATGGGCCACGTGCTTCTGTGCACTGTACACAAACGAAATTTCAGCTAGGTAAACTCCACGATTTCTGCCAAAAAATGTAGAATATACAGATCCTATCTACAATGCGGCTTTTCAATCACTTTCCTCTCTTCATTTTCTCAGTATGGGCCTGTAGAGCTTATGTAGAAACGACCATCCAGTCGATCAAATACACACGCCGCAAAAAAATTGTCTACGCCGCACGAGAGATTGTCGGGGAAATTCCTGGTAATGCCCAGCAGAATAATGCCCGGTCTGTATTTAAGGTATCACAGAAAAATCCCCGAATCTTGCCTTCGGCTGAGAGAAGAGGACGCCAGTAAAATGAGATGTGATTTTATGCGCAGAAATCGAGTTCCCATGAAGTTTCAAACTTCTCGCCCGCACCCTTCTTTACGAGGACTCGAGAGTTGATTCCGTACGCTGCTGAGAAACTCCAGCCTTAAAGACTGTCACGTAGAAACTGTACCTGGATATATAGAGAGGTGAAAAGAAAAGATCATACTTAAAATTAGAACTCTGTGCACTTTAACAACCGGCAAATGTAACCGAGACAAAACATCATTATTctatatgtgaaaattttacacagcacataCGTTATACACAgcaatgcatatacatgtacgttcgcACGTTAAATTTGTCCGAATGATTTAGTTATTACCTGATTTACGTCTACCTGCAGCCCTATAGCCGCATTTTTTTGGAGCCGAAACGAAGATTTACAGGTCTGTATGTATTGCCGATATCCCTATTACAACCCGTACCCCCTTAATCtttcttttgtgtttgtgtgtgtcaaCTCATGTGGGCTGCCCACAATTTCGTCTATTCAGCTGACTGTCCTATCACCATTGTCAGCTACTACAATAAAAGGGTATAATTGTGAATGGTAGGGTAATGCATGGTGAAATTGACATACCGCTCTACACGATATGGCTTACGCAGCTGATGACTGTGGTGTTACGGGTTAAGAGAACATTACAATGGAACCTGTACACATGCCGTTAGGAGACTTGTCACCAGGGGAACCGTGCATACCGCTATATCAAGATGACGCCCTTAAGGGGATACACAATCGTTTTGATtgactggtgtgagagataCATGCATGCGATTCCAGGCTATGTCCAATCTAAACTGTATTTTAGATATGGCACATTTACTTAAACGTTCTCTCTTACTCTTATATTCTTCCTCCACTACCCTTATAGTCATCCTCCGTACCCATATAGTCATCCTCCCCTACCCTTATAGTCATCCTCCCCTACCCTTGTTGTCACCCCACCTCCACTCTTATACCCCCTCCCCAAGTCTTGTAGTCATCCTTCCCTATAAGAGAACTTCACCTTATAGTCATCTTTCCCTACCCTTCTTGTCAACCTCCCCTACCCTTATAGTCAACCTCCCCTACCCTTACAGTCAACTTCCCCTAGCCTTAAAGCCATCCTCCTCCACCCTTATCCTCATCCTCCCCTCCATTTATCCTTACCTACTTTTATAGTCATATAATTATAGTTATCCTCCCTACCGTTATACTCATCTTCCTCTACCCTTGTAGTAATCCTCCCCTACTCTTATAGTCAACCTTCCATACCCTTATAGTCACCCTCCCCATCCTATAAGTTATCTTCCCCTACCCTTATAGTCATCCTCCTCTACCCTTATAGTCATCCTCCCCTACCCTTACAGTCATCCTCCCCTACCCTTAGTAATCCTCCCTTAGTCTTCATTTCCTACCCTTATAGTCATCCTCCCCATCCTATAAGTTTTCCCCTACCCTTATAGTCATCCTCCTCTATCCTTATAGTCATCCTCCCCTACCCTTATAGTCATCCTCCCTATCCTTATGGTCATCCTCCCCTACCCTTATAGTCATCCCCCATAGTCTTCCTCCCCTACCCTGATAGTCATTTTCCCCTACCCTTACAGGCACCCTGCCCTACCTTTACAAACTTCCTCCCCTACCCTTACAGGCACCCTCCCCTATCCTAATAGTATTTCTTCCATACCTCCCACCATCCCTCTCCTTCCCCTGCTTTtttctctgcacttccctctttTTCCCCTCCAACGTTCACCTCTGCTTCCCTACTTACCCAACCCCTCTGAATCCCTAATCCCCGTGTATACGTACAACACAATATTCCAACCTGTGATAACGTGTTATCTACCGACAACTTCACAACGACGTGcgtatttcatttcatttctgacAATCCGAGGGcccgtatacatgtaagcataatGACAATCGTCCTTACGATAATAAGCGATATGCCACGTACACTCTGGGGTCGAAAGCGACGACATCAGCGTGGAATAAAGGCCTGATCATTTCTACACTCAACATTTAATCTGAAATATGGGTCGCTTCAAGTCGATGCCAACAATTCCAGGTATTTCTGGCTCATATGTGACAGGTGGTTGTTTTAAGGGATTCATTGCACgttatacacacatacagcgCTGGCTCGCTAACTCGCTCGCGGTATGGAAATCAAGTACTGGAAATCCTGTAAACATCGCATTTACAACATGAGAGTCCTCCAGTCATATTTGATATAGCTTATAGACTATAGACTATAcaaaaataggcctatacatcaATGTGTACTTCAGATTCTATACTTTGCTTCAACAGAGGAGTTTTAAACTGTAGCATCCAAACGCACTTATATTTTGTACGctaatatttttacatgaatatgttgGAATTGTTCCACTGTATGCCTCCCTGCATGGTGTATTACACAAAGCGCGTGACGTAGGCATGTGATGCCGGTGTTAAACCTCGACACACCAAAGTTAACaaaacaaacgaaaaaaaaaaaatatatatatatatatatatataataacagatatgcacaaaattaaaaatttttgatTCACTTGAACAGAAGATATCGTGGAGAGAGATTTCTGCATCagttataacatatatattccTCCGGTATACTGGCATCATAGAAGAACACTGGTATAAGCGGTTAGTTGCATTTACACGAGTAGGCGCATTTTGTAGACAATGTTGTCGATCTTTGGATGGGATGCCCAAAAATTACTCTATTACCCGATACAACTGTTTTATTCTGTCCGGATACTCGCACATGTTTTCATCAAATGTCTGGCTGTTGCATATCTAATACTGTATTAAAAAATTAACGCTTTACATGCATTATATAAACGTAAGAATATTATAGCTGggtgaacatgtatatttaacacTAGTACTCCCTCGCGTGCCTCTTTCCGGTAAACAATGATAACGGTTGAATGACCATGAGCCTTTGGCGATAAAGGAGACAGCTCTGAATACCCCAGATCAGACTGACATTAGTCAAATTTGCGGGAGCTCCTAAGGATGATACTTGCAGCCGCCCATACCGAGGAAAAAAACGTAACAATAAAATGCACAGgtaaataataaagtattacAACACAAAATCCAATCGATGTAGCTATAGCTACATTATACAGCTCATAGCGGGAACGTCATATTATAACAGTATTTATGTAACACATTAACAAACAACCGGCACCTGCCGTGATGCTGCATGTCAGTACAATTGAACTCTTTGTCTTTATATTATCAATAAAACTTAATATACGTACCTGTCTGCACGAAAACACTTGTTTAAAATAGAATGCACCGGCGCCTGCCAGTTGATACGGTATCAGCTGTGCTTAGCGTGTAATCCATGTACTGCCAGACTTCCTGTGGATTTTTATCCTTGGCCGCTGTTCGATATAACGGGTCAATTTTTCCCGTTGTATAGCTTGTCTGTGCTGCATGCAATCGGAAAGCTCTGTACATAAGACCTGTTGGGATGGCTGTTGGGATGCAGTGAGGATAAGCAATACGGCTACTGCTGCTGCTACACCGCCAGTCTGCCAGCCTCCGCGGAGCCTGCTTCTGCTAGGGTAAGAGCCGGGGGATGATTCGCCAGCTAGTTGGCGTGCGGTCCTCTCTCAAGCCGTTTTATGAGTCACAACACGATTAGACGATTATACAGCGTCTCAATACTCACAAGTGTGTAGCGAGCGAAATGGACAGTTCCGGCTACTACGTTAAAATACGGGCGCATGAGAAGCGTTAAGAAGACCCTGCTATCCAACATACAATATAACTCCAGTGAATGGATTAAAGCCAGGTATATAGCGATACACTAAAACTGCTCCGTCCTGAATGTACACGCAAACATTTCACCCTTCCTTTCCACTTGGACGGTCAGCACTATTCCGCTAGCCAGCTGACAGGAGATTGACAGCGATATACATCTGTACACGGCACTCACACGACCCCCTTGTCACTACTAACAGCGCCAGGCCACACTGCACACTGATGACGGCAGTGCCCGCTAGAATTCGACAGATCTCTGGCCCTATAGCTCTGGACATAACCAATGATGCTCGTTAGCTGAAGCCCAGAGGCCCCTGAACATGTATAATCGATTTTACACTATAGTATCCAGTTAGCCCGTAAATTATTCAGATGGTTTGCCCTATTCTTGGCTCATATAATTATATAGGTTGAAAACAAAGAGAATGagagtaattacatgtacatagtgcatatagacatgtatgtttcCCGAAcgtgtacacgtatatataatgttgaaaTACTATACATTATGCGTAAATTTAAGATTAATTTTAAGAAGAGCTGGTAGCGCAAGTCGTTAAAAAGGAcccatgttcgaatccagctctggctgctTAGGCCGCGACTTAATGCTAGAAGGATTGTTAGATACCTGCACGGTGGagggcagtggtttacctcgggcacGTCGGTTTCCTAACTCTATCAATTTCTCCATCGAAAATGAGTTAATAAGTGAAGAAAGTTTGATGCAGTGACGTCCAGATTTGAACCCAAACCTCTTAATTTTGCGTGACAAAAACGATGTCCTTAGTGGTATGACTGGGGAAAGGCGACAGTCCTGGCCCTATCTACAACAGAGCGCACCACCAGTAAATGTACGTATATATCTCATGCGCTGAAAATCaagacgcaatgacccaggggcctctctcCGTTGTGGTCGATGTGAGTCCAGCTCAAGTTGGCTTCccctccagctgtacgtgggaaggtctgacaacaacctgcggacggttgtGGGTGTCCcacggtctctgcccggtttcttcccatatTCACGCTGgcaccgccgtataagtgaaatattcttgagtacggcgtgaaaacaccaatcaaataaataaatagataaataaataaataagaaaatcagCGAGGCACAGGAGGGCCGGGTTCAACaccggccttggacaggaagTTTCTTAGTGACAAGAATAAAGCGGTCAACAACGTCCCTGTGGTCGTTTGCTCGCTTTTATTTAGACTCCGCCACCTCCTTTGGAGCACTTAACAAGTGTTATGTGGCATGTTTGCACATTAactgcatgtgcatgtacattacacgTATTTACAAGTCCTGGATCATGACTTAATCAAAACTCGCTTTGTAGAATCACCCACTGATACTGTTTTACAAGGTTGTTTCacattaaatatttcacatttttcactttCGCTGCATTTGACACCG includes the following:
- the LOC135479504 gene encoding LHFPL tetraspan subfamily member 6 protein-like, with protein sequence MSSGLSKVGVIWALASFLSATAASVGFYLPFWLQGWMRDEHVTPVYFGVFRRCNYPKLMKTGLIKVVEECGRYTTFYDIPSMSWQIAAVLVGVGCGIAILVSFTALLAMCIKDIFSETAVRVAGVVQLLAGLLIGAGIAIYPNGWDSIEVQQACGHASASYRMGGCQLSWAFYLTAGGAAVTMICAALSCGASKEKTFAYHV